The Mesorhizobium sp. B1-1-8 genome contains a region encoding:
- a CDS encoding SAVED domain-containing protein, whose translation MSNNENAPTLTDARGVGGVIAQDGFDYQLYDGLARLPAWLAYPAFEQMIFEGLEDLEARFFAPHAPRERLLERFQAKAGSLAPADVREVFETFAKFETAFPHAARVHTLVTPRLPPTVGWLARDPSRVRKARPFYAPFADMMAASDAELRKRLIETYGDALGTFVAQSVEVSERNLPDRDAALATFGVELDRTFPSLEAPQRRVADAFEALSGLARRSLGAPLGRAILLRTIEDALGRSLPLPDRFPIQIRSDRNEINERSLEIDASAFSGREGKFPGSAVWADDLVVPLNRTAHWLRSHDVTRIALRGSYRLTTALVTGWSFRAAIGFELEIPTREGAWATDDRPSSSDPVPGWSIAEPTALHGDQLIISVGVLRDPAADLLETAGIPAESVLRLFLDAPITSAKSAQAGVSAMKRAADTAVARLRPKGIQLFFAGPAAFAIALGHRWNAMPPTQLHEFVTASRVYVASALI comes from the coding sequence TTGAGCAACAATGAGAATGCGCCGACGCTGACTGACGCCAGGGGTGTGGGCGGTGTGATTGCGCAAGATGGTTTCGATTATCAGCTCTACGACGGTCTGGCCCGGCTGCCGGCCTGGCTGGCCTATCCCGCCTTTGAGCAGATGATATTTGAAGGCCTGGAAGATCTGGAGGCGCGATTTTTTGCGCCACATGCGCCGAGAGAACGGCTGCTCGAGCGGTTTCAAGCAAAGGCTGGTTCGCTGGCGCCTGCCGATGTGCGAGAGGTTTTCGAGACATTCGCTAAATTCGAGACGGCCTTTCCTCATGCGGCGCGCGTCCACACGTTGGTGACACCACGATTGCCGCCGACCGTAGGCTGGCTGGCACGGGATCCAAGCCGGGTTCGTAAGGCTCGCCCTTTCTACGCGCCCTTTGCCGATATGATGGCGGCGAGCGACGCTGAGCTGCGGAAACGACTCATCGAGACCTATGGAGATGCGCTGGGGACATTCGTTGCGCAGTCGGTGGAGGTTAGCGAGCGCAACCTTCCGGATCGTGACGCCGCTTTGGCGACCTTCGGAGTCGAACTCGACCGAACCTTCCCCTCTCTTGAGGCACCTCAACGGCGCGTGGCTGACGCATTCGAAGCACTGAGCGGGCTCGCACGGCGGTCGTTAGGCGCGCCGCTCGGGCGAGCCATCCTGTTGCGCACAATTGAAGACGCCTTGGGTAGATCGCTTCCGCTACCGGATCGTTTCCCGATTCAAATTCGCTCGGATCGAAACGAGATCAACGAGCGTAGCCTGGAGATTGACGCTAGTGCGTTTTCGGGGCGTGAAGGGAAATTTCCGGGATCAGCGGTGTGGGCTGACGATCTCGTCGTGCCGCTGAATCGCACGGCGCATTGGCTTCGTAGTCATGACGTTACTCGTATAGCGCTCCGCGGCTCCTATCGCCTGACGACTGCGCTGGTGACTGGTTGGTCATTCCGTGCAGCGATCGGTTTCGAGTTGGAGATACCAACACGCGAGGGCGCGTGGGCGACCGATGATCGGCCATCATCGAGTGATCCGGTGCCAGGCTGGAGTATCGCAGAGCCAACCGCCCTTCATGGCGATCAACTCATAATTTCGGTTGGTGTTTTGCGCGATCCAGCGGCGGATCTACTTGAAACTGCGGGCATCCCGGCCGAGTCGGTGCTGAGGCTCTTTCTTGATGCGCCAATTACATCGGCCAAGTCTGCGCAAGCAGGCGTTTCGGCCATGAAGCGGGCGGCAGATACTGCGGTTGCCAGACTGCGACCTAAAGGGATTCAGCTCTTTTTTGCGGGACCCGCGGCTTTTGCCATCGCGCTCGGCCATCGCTGGAACGCGATGCCGCCGACGCAACTGCATGAATTCGTCACCGCCAGTCGAGTCTATGTCGCAAGTGCGCTGATTTGA